The proteins below come from a single Methanothrix thermoacetophila PT genomic window:
- the alaXM gene encoding alanyl-tRNA editing protein AlaXM — protein MTEALYLNDSYMRSFDAVVTNVDDTGVYLDRTAFYPRSGGQPSDLGVLIRGDQVFRVEGVEPSEHGICHRAHGLSPGDKVKGEIDWERRYRIMRSHTACHVLSAVIFRETGALITGNQIDTDRSRVDFSLESFDRSMIETYVRMANDLIKEGHPVRVRLMTRDEAMEIPDLVRLAKNVPERESVRVIEIEGVDLQACGGTHVRNTSEIGEIRLVKAENKGKSNRRVYFELVR, from the coding sequence ATGACTGAGGCTCTTTATCTGAATGACAGCTACATGCGCAGCTTTGATGCTGTCGTCACCAATGTTGATGACACAGGAGTGTATCTTGACAGGACTGCGTTTTATCCCAGATCAGGAGGTCAGCCATCGGATTTGGGGGTCCTGATCAGAGGCGATCAGGTCTTCAGAGTTGAGGGCGTGGAACCTTCTGAGCATGGCATATGCCACCGCGCCCACGGACTCTCTCCAGGAGACAAGGTCAAGGGCGAGATAGACTGGGAGAGGCGATACAGGATCATGCGGAGCCACACAGCATGCCACGTTCTGAGCGCGGTGATATTCAGAGAGACCGGAGCGCTGATAACCGGGAACCAGATCGACACTGATCGATCTAGAGTCGACTTCAGCCTCGAGTCGTTTGACAGATCCATGATTGAGACATACGTGAGAATGGCAAACGATCTCATAAAAGAGGGTCATCCTGTCAGGGTGAGGCTCATGACCAGAGACGAGGCGATGGAGATCCCGGATCTCGTCAGGCTTGCAAAAAACGTTCCAGAGCGGGAGAGCGTGAGGGTGATTGAGATCGAGGGTGTTGATCTACAGGCATGCGGAGGCACGCATGTCAGGAACACCTCAGAGATCGGAGAGATAAGACTCGTTAAGGCGGAGAACAAGGGGAAGAGCAACAGAAGGGTCTACTTCGAGCTGGTGAGATGA